The following proteins are co-located in the Fimbriiglobus ruber genome:
- the eutB gene encoding ethanolamine ammonia-lyase subunit EutB, which yields MPYAHTVRGERFVFSDLRDLLAKANEVKSGDQLAGVAARSERERAAARHALADVPLGEIVDNPVIDPDADDVSRLILDSHDTAAFAPFRSMTVGEFREFLLRETTDGSVLNRLRWAITPEVAAAVAKLMGNKDLVYVAAKIRNVTRCRNTLGDRGVFGVRVQPNHPTDDVTGILVGAVDGLLFGCGDAVIGINPAADSVDTVAAILQGIDRLITATGAPTQGCCLAHITTQLAALDRDAPVDLLFQSVAGTQAANASFGVSLGLLREGRERVLESHRKRDVPWVGNQVMYLETGQGSALSADAHHGVDQLTLEARAYAVARAVDPFLVNSVVGFIGPEYLYDERQIIRAGLEDHFMGKLLGLPMGVDVCYTNHAEADQNSADNLLLLLAAAGCNYVMGVPCSDDVMLNYQSTSYHDAATVRELFGLSPAPEFARWLGERGIFRSGRLAPGSRPALLAGLDRVLTG from the coding sequence ATGCCATACGCGCATACCGTCCGCGGCGAGCGGTTCGTCTTCTCCGACCTCCGGGATTTGCTCGCGAAAGCGAACGAAGTGAAATCCGGCGACCAGCTTGCCGGGGTCGCCGCGCGTTCCGAACGCGAACGGGCGGCCGCGCGACATGCACTGGCAGATGTTCCGCTCGGGGAAATCGTCGACAACCCCGTCATCGACCCCGACGCCGACGACGTCTCCCGGTTGATCCTCGATAGCCACGACACGGCGGCATTCGCCCCCTTTCGATCGATGACGGTCGGGGAGTTCCGTGAATTCCTCCTGCGCGAGACGACCGACGGGTCCGTGCTAAATCGGCTCCGCTGGGCGATTACGCCCGAAGTCGCGGCGGCCGTGGCGAAGTTAATGGGGAATAAGGATCTCGTATACGTTGCTGCCAAAATCCGGAATGTCACTCGTTGCCGGAACACATTGGGCGACCGCGGCGTCTTTGGGGTTCGTGTGCAGCCCAATCACCCGACCGACGACGTCACCGGCATCCTCGTCGGGGCAGTCGACGGGCTATTATTTGGTTGCGGAGACGCGGTCATTGGGATTAATCCGGCGGCCGACTCGGTCGACACCGTGGCCGCGATCCTTCAGGGAATCGATCGCCTTATCACCGCGACCGGCGCCCCGACGCAGGGATGCTGCCTCGCCCACATCACCACCCAACTCGCCGCCCTCGACCGCGACGCTCCGGTCGATCTACTGTTTCAATCCGTGGCCGGCACACAGGCAGCGAACGCGAGCTTCGGCGTCTCGTTGGGGTTGCTTCGAGAAGGTCGGGAGCGGGTTTTGGAGTCGCACCGGAAGCGCGACGTGCCGTGGGTCGGGAACCAGGTGATGTACCTCGAAACCGGCCAGGGGAGCGCGCTGTCGGCCGATGCCCACCACGGGGTCGATCAGCTCACGCTCGAAGCCCGGGCTTACGCCGTGGCCCGCGCGGTCGACCCGTTCCTGGTGAACAGCGTGGTGGGGTTCATCGGTCCGGAATACCTGTACGACGAGCGGCAGATCATCCGGGCCGGGCTCGAAGACCACTTCATGGGCAAGCTGCTCGGCCTGCCGATGGGGGTCGACGTGTGTTACACCAACCACGCCGAGGCGGACCAGAACTCCGCCGACAACCTCCTCCTCCTGCTAGCGGCCGCCGGGTGTAATTACGTCATGGGCGTCCCCTGCTCGGACGACGTGATGCTGAACTACCAGTCGACCAGCTATCACGACGCGGCAACGGTCCGGGAACTGTTCGGCCTCTCCCCTGCCCCGGAGTTCGCCCGTTGGCTGGGGGAGCGGGGGATCTTCCGCTCCGGGCGATTGGCCCCCGGCTCCCGACCCGCCTTGCTCGCCGGCCTCGACCGCGTCCTGACCGGCTGA
- the glp gene encoding gephyrin-like molybdotransferase Glp, whose product MLDVAAALDIVLRFARPLKPEMTPLTPAALGRVLAKDVRADLDSPPFAKSMMDGYAVRTADLPSGAGELVVVEEIAAGAVPTKTVGAGQATALYTGAPVPAGADAVVMKERTEVLGGGRVRVADPAITSGKNIVPRAQEIRAGNVAVPSGTVLSPMALGLLAGVGRVDALTIPPARVGVLATGNELVEAPTVPGPGQIRNSNGPMLTAQASRAGGQPRYLGIGRDDETALRAVIREGLDTTDVLLLAGGVSAGKFDLVPDVLRGLGVETHFHHVRMKPGKPLLFGTRGNTLVFGLPGNPVSALVCFELFVRPALLALAGRPPAPPPSLRLPLTAPLATTNDRPTYHPGKRVESPDGQRVQPLSWFGSADLRALLTADALLALPAGEVKYAAGHVVDVVVL is encoded by the coding sequence ATGCTCGACGTCGCGGCCGCGCTCGACATTGTTCTCCGGTTCGCTCGCCCGCTGAAGCCGGAAATGACGCCTCTCACGCCGGCCGCCCTCGGCCGCGTGCTGGCGAAAGACGTCCGCGCGGACCTCGACTCGCCGCCGTTCGCCAAATCGATGATGGACGGCTACGCGGTCCGCACGGCGGACCTCCCAAGCGGGGCTGGCGAGTTGGTCGTTGTCGAGGAGATCGCCGCGGGGGCCGTGCCGACCAAGACCGTCGGCGCCGGACAGGCAACGGCCCTTTATACGGGGGCACCTGTGCCGGCCGGCGCGGACGCCGTGGTGATGAAGGAGCGAACGGAAGTTCTGGGCGGCGGCCGCGTGCGGGTCGCCGATCCCGCAATCACGTCCGGGAAAAACATCGTTCCCCGCGCCCAAGAGATTCGCGCCGGAAATGTGGCCGTCCCAAGCGGGACGGTGCTGTCGCCTATGGCCCTGGGATTGCTCGCTGGTGTCGGTCGGGTGGATGCGCTGACGATTCCGCCCGCTCGTGTCGGTGTGTTGGCGACCGGGAACGAATTGGTCGAAGCGCCGACCGTTCCCGGGCCGGGACAGATTCGCAACAGCAACGGCCCGATGCTCACTGCCCAGGCAAGTCGAGCGGGAGGACAACCGCGTTACCTCGGCATCGGCCGCGACGACGAGACCGCCTTACGAGCCGTGATCCGCGAAGGGTTGGACACGACGGACGTGCTGCTCCTGGCCGGCGGCGTTTCGGCCGGGAAGTTTGACCTCGTACCGGACGTGCTGCGCGGGCTCGGAGTGGAAACGCATTTCCACCACGTCCGCATGAAGCCGGGCAAGCCGCTCCTCTTCGGCACGCGGGGCAACACCCTGGTCTTCGGTCTACCCGGCAATCCGGTGAGCGCGCTCGTCTGCTTCGAGCTATTCGTGCGGCCGGCACTCCTCGCGCTGGCTGGTCGCCCCCCTGCCCCGCCGCCGAGCCTCCGCCTGCCACTCACTGCCCCGTTGGCGACGACGAACGACCGCCCGACTTACCACCCGGGGAAGAGAGTGGAGAGCCCCGACGGCCAGCGCGTCCAACCGCTCTCGTGGTTCGGCTCGGCCGACCTTCGCGCGCTGCTCACGGCCGACGCCCTGCTCGCCCTGCCGGCGGGCGAGGTAAAATATGCCGCGGGCCATGTAGTCGATGTGGTGGTTCTGTAA
- a CDS encoding ISNCY family transposase codes for MSTELQDWGILAMSQRERDVLAILKAVVSGDRTVTEAAGLLKLSARQVRRLKGKLKTQGDSALVHGLRGQPSNRCLEAKLRTQVLAAYRQRYRDFGPTFACEKLAEEGLKVGVETLRRWLLAEGLWERQRRRDPHRSRRPRRACLGELVQMDASVHEWLEGRGETIVLITMIDDATSRVEAKFYRHGSVESHLDLLGVWLRKYGRPLAVYTDRHSIFEPHEKGRPLADPDAQTQFGRALGELAIELIRAHSPQAKGRVERSFGTAQDRWVKELRLAKVTTCEDANALLAKLLPDHNKRFAKPARQPNDAHRPLGRDHKLASILSIQSERVVSNDYVVRFANTFYQLLPPAYPGERGGRVVIEQRLDGTLHIRFGKRHLPYQEITVGGSLGGSAPKPPEFSASAADASAETTGREPVKDSRPAGMQPTAGRSGRTPAEPYPSGGEEVDNPKRSYRPAPNHPWRKRL; via the coding sequence ATGTCTACCGAGCTACAAGATTGGGGCATTCTAGCCATGAGTCAGCGCGAGCGTGACGTTTTGGCGATTCTGAAGGCGGTGGTATCGGGAGATCGGACGGTTACGGAAGCCGCTGGTTTGTTGAAGTTGAGCGCGCGTCAGGTCCGGCGACTGAAGGGCAAACTGAAGACCCAGGGTGACAGCGCCCTGGTGCATGGCCTTCGAGGTCAGCCGTCGAATCGCTGCCTGGAAGCCAAGCTGCGAACGCAGGTGCTGGCGGCGTACCGCCAGCGTTACCGCGACTTCGGCCCCACCTTCGCGTGCGAGAAGTTGGCGGAAGAAGGGTTGAAGGTGGGCGTCGAAACGCTGCGTCGCTGGTTGCTGGCCGAGGGCTTGTGGGAACGCCAACGTCGCCGTGACCCGCATCGCAGTCGTCGGCCGCGACGGGCTTGTTTGGGCGAGTTGGTGCAGATGGACGCCTCGGTGCATGAGTGGCTGGAGGGTCGCGGCGAGACGATCGTTCTGATCACCATGATCGATGACGCCACCAGCCGCGTCGAAGCGAAGTTTTACCGGCATGGGAGCGTGGAATCGCACCTGGATTTGTTGGGGGTCTGGCTGCGGAAATACGGCCGACCGCTGGCGGTTTACACGGATCGACACAGCATCTTCGAGCCGCACGAGAAGGGACGTCCGCTCGCCGATCCCGACGCGCAAACGCAGTTTGGCCGAGCGCTCGGCGAACTGGCCATAGAGTTGATTCGGGCGCACAGTCCCCAGGCGAAGGGACGTGTCGAGCGTTCGTTTGGCACGGCTCAGGATCGGTGGGTCAAGGAACTGCGGTTGGCCAAGGTCACGACCTGCGAGGACGCCAACGCGTTGTTGGCGAAACTCCTTCCCGACCACAACAAGCGGTTCGCCAAGCCGGCGCGTCAGCCAAACGATGCCCATCGACCGTTGGGTCGAGATCACAAGCTGGCGTCGATCCTGTCGATTCAGAGCGAGCGGGTGGTGAGCAACGACTACGTGGTGCGTTTCGCGAATACGTTCTACCAATTGTTGCCGCCAGCGTACCCGGGAGAGCGTGGCGGCCGGGTGGTGATTGAGCAGAGACTGGATGGGACGCTGCACATTCGGTTCGGGAAGCGTCATTTGCCGTACCAGGAGATCACCGTGGGGGGCAGCCTTGGGGGCTCTGCCCCCAAACCCCCGGAGTTTAGCGCATCAGCGGCCGATGCCAGTGCGGAGACGACGGGACGGGAGCCGGTCAAGGACTCCCGTCCCGCGGGCATGCAGCCGACTGCCGGACGCTCGGGTCGCACTCCTGCGGAGCCCTATCCTTCCGGCGGCGAGGAGGTAGATAACCCGAAGCGATCGTACCGTCCAGCTCCAAATCATCCTTGGCGAAAACGTCTATGA
- a CDS encoding amino acid permease: MSTPDDSSSSDDVRTLHQLGYSQELSRVLGGFSNFALSLSMICILAGGLTSFHLGFCAAGGASIGIGWPLVTLLSLCVAATMGQVASAFPTAGGLYHWAAVLGGRGWGWVTAWFNLAGLVTVLAAINVGTVQFAVAAFAPDLTLYPAAQFIAVAVVTGTQALLNHLGIRVTRVLTDFSGYWILAVAVAMTVVLLTSAESLDFARLVTITNYTGQPVDPAPVWPRTECPWCALCLGFLLPAYTITGFDASAHAAEETVGAAAAVPRGIVRSVLVSGLFGWVMLSAVVLAMRDPAATAAAGEGAFAHALFGAVPLKLAWALCGGAVIAQYLCGLATVTSTSRMTFAFARDGGLPASRWLRSVSPRFKTPAVAVWVVSAAAVGFTVYTPVYSTITAVCVIFLYVSYVLPTAIGFVAYGRWWTTFGPWHLGRWFRPLAVVSVLGCIGFIVIGMQPPNERAAVVVGGMTVVLAVGWFLFARRTFPGPPPGILTLHRRADSPMSGEAALTALAGGRKE; encoded by the coding sequence ATGTCCACGCCTGACGATTCAAGTTCTAGCGACGACGTTCGCACCTTGCACCAACTCGGGTATTCCCAGGAGTTGTCCCGGGTGCTGGGTGGGTTCTCGAATTTCGCCCTTTCGCTCTCGATGATTTGCATTCTCGCTGGCGGGCTGACGTCGTTTCACCTCGGCTTCTGCGCGGCGGGTGGGGCGAGCATTGGGATCGGGTGGCCCCTGGTCACTCTCCTCTCCCTGTGCGTCGCCGCGACGATGGGCCAGGTGGCCAGCGCGTTCCCGACGGCCGGCGGACTCTACCACTGGGCGGCAGTCCTCGGCGGTCGCGGGTGGGGGTGGGTGACGGCCTGGTTTAATCTCGCCGGACTCGTCACAGTGCTTGCCGCCATCAACGTGGGCACCGTCCAGTTCGCGGTCGCCGCGTTCGCACCGGACCTGACTTTGTACCCGGCGGCCCAGTTCATTGCCGTCGCCGTGGTCACAGGTACGCAAGCTCTCCTGAACCATCTTGGTATCCGGGTCACACGCGTCCTGACGGACTTCAGCGGGTATTGGATTCTGGCCGTCGCGGTAGCCATGACGGTTGTCCTCCTCACCTCGGCCGAATCGCTCGACTTCGCCCGGCTGGTCACAATCACGAACTACACTGGTCAGCCAGTCGATCCCGCCCCGGTATGGCCGCGGACCGAGTGCCCGTGGTGCGCCCTCTGCCTCGGCTTCCTCTTGCCGGCTTACACCATCACCGGCTTCGACGCCTCCGCCCACGCGGCCGAGGAAACCGTCGGGGCGGCCGCGGCGGTGCCGCGGGGAATCGTCAGGTCAGTTCTGGTGTCGGGCCTGTTCGGCTGGGTGATGTTGAGCGCAGTGGTGCTGGCAATGCGAGACCCGGCGGCGACCGCGGCAGCGGGCGAAGGGGCATTCGCCCACGCCCTGTTCGGGGCGGTCCCGCTGAAGCTCGCGTGGGCGTTGTGCGGCGGGGCGGTGATCGCCCAGTACCTCTGCGGCCTGGCGACCGTCACGTCGACGTCGCGGATGACGTTCGCGTTCGCCCGCGACGGCGGCCTTCCCGCCTCCCGTTGGCTCCGGTCCGTCTCCCCCCGGTTCAAGACCCCGGCCGTCGCCGTCTGGGTCGTTTCGGCGGCGGCCGTTGGGTTCACGGTTTACACGCCGGTCTATTCGACGATCACGGCCGTTTGCGTCATCTTCCTCTACGTGTCCTACGTGCTGCCCACGGCGATCGGGTTCGTGGCTTACGGCCGGTGGTGGACGACGTTCGGCCCGTGGCACCTGGGCCGTTGGTTCCGCCCGCTCGCGGTGGTTAGTGTACTCGGGTGCATTGGGTTCATCGTCATCGGCATGCAGCCACCCAACGAGCGGGCGGCCGTGGTGGTCGGCGGAATGACGGTGGTACTGGCCGTTGGATGGTTTCTGTTCGCCCGCCGGACCTTCCCCGGCCCGCCGCCCGGAATCTTGACGCTACACCGACGGGCAGACAGCCCGATGTCTGGCGAAGCCGCCCTGACGGCTCTCGCGGGCGGGAGGAAGGAATGA
- a CDS encoding cyanophycinase, with the protein MTRSALVACWFVSLALIAPAQEAVPPAEHLSPYGLAEPVLIVAGELPKEFDNADKVPILTTFKDMPPVGFQFLKTPVTKPLAGMVGIHVPPGAVFQIRKRSMSNLGKGAVTLRLAESAQREARTVTLEGKKTADYNELRRSAAERAVGSPYPPKETGKPVVPSGTLVIVGGGGMPADIAKRFIEAGGGPDGHFVVLPVSMPDPIKTQAEETFIRRLGAKNVTVIPYREKKDLEDPKVIDVLKKATGLWFGGGRQWNFMDAYEGTKLPDLFRDVLKRGGVIGGSSAGATIQGDYMVRGAPAGPNIMMCEGYERALGFLPGVGIDQHFSARNRFKDMTAFMKAYPQFLGIGLDEATAIVVRGSQAEILGKGKVHFYDRRKPVKDGEPDYEAFPAGTKYDLVKRKVIEADVPAAAK; encoded by the coding sequence ATGACACGTTCGGCCCTGGTCGCCTGCTGGTTCGTTTCACTGGCGCTCATCGCCCCCGCCCAAGAGGCGGTCCCGCCGGCCGAACACCTCTCGCCTTACGGCCTGGCCGAACCGGTGTTGATCGTCGCGGGCGAGTTACCAAAAGAGTTCGACAATGCGGACAAAGTGCCCATTTTGACGACTTTCAAGGACATGCCTCCCGTCGGCTTCCAGTTCCTGAAGACGCCAGTGACCAAGCCGCTGGCGGGTATGGTCGGGATTCACGTTCCGCCCGGAGCCGTGTTTCAGATCCGAAAGCGGTCAATGTCCAACCTCGGCAAAGGGGCTGTGACCCTTCGCCTGGCGGAATCGGCCCAGCGCGAGGCCCGGACGGTCACACTCGAAGGCAAGAAGACCGCCGATTACAACGAACTTCGGCGGTCTGCAGCCGAGCGAGCCGTGGGGAGCCCGTACCCGCCAAAGGAAACCGGCAAGCCGGTCGTGCCGTCCGGAACCCTGGTGATCGTCGGCGGCGGCGGTATGCCGGCGGACATCGCCAAACGCTTCATCGAAGCCGGCGGTGGCCCGGACGGTCACTTCGTGGTTCTTCCGGTTTCCATGCCCGACCCGATCAAAACGCAGGCGGAAGAGACGTTCATTCGCCGACTGGGCGCGAAGAATGTGACCGTGATTCCGTATCGCGAAAAGAAGGATCTCGAAGACCCCAAGGTGATCGATGTTCTCAAGAAGGCGACCGGCCTCTGGTTCGGCGGCGGCCGGCAGTGGAACTTCATGGACGCCTACGAGGGCACCAAACTCCCCGACCTGTTCCGCGACGTGTTGAAGCGCGGCGGCGTCATCGGCGGCAGTTCCGCCGGGGCGACCATTCAGGGCGACTACATGGTCCGCGGCGCCCCGGCCGGGCCGAACATCATGATGTGCGAAGGCTACGAACGCGCGCTCGGCTTCCTCCCCGGCGTCGGCATCGACCAGCACTTTTCCGCGCGCAACCGCTTCAAGGACATGACGGCGTTCATGAAGGCGTACCCCCAGTTCCTCGGCATCGGCCTGGACGAGGCCACGGCCATCGTCGTCCGGGGATCGCAGGCGGAAATCCTGGGTAAAGGGAAAGTTCACTTTTACGACCGGCGCAAGCCGGTCAAAGACGGCGAGCCGGACTACGAGGCGTTCCCTGCGGGAACCAAGTACGACCTGGTCAAGCGCAAGGTGATCGAGGCAGACGTACCAGCCGCAGCAAAATAA
- a CDS encoding alpha/beta hydrolase — MKWLENRLVFQPTTAETLWNPPPDNRIQDVWLTSRDGNKIHAWFLPHDGKSPDSRGAVLVSHGNGGNLSDGGDFLLHLAATLDRAVLIYDYPGYGRSSGSPSEEGCYAAADAAYDWLTGEQKFPPNRIVLYGGSLGGGVAVDLASRRDHAALVLVCTFTSLPAAAKVHHPWLPCHTLMSNRFDSLSKIGQCRRPVFMTHGTLDDIVPFDQGQQLFAAANEPKQFVPLEGLYHNVTLDTPVLVQLRKFLDEK; from the coding sequence ATGAAATGGTTAGAGAACCGGCTCGTTTTCCAGCCGACGACGGCGGAAACTCTCTGGAACCCGCCGCCCGACAACCGGATTCAAGACGTCTGGCTGACCTCGCGAGACGGCAACAAGATCCACGCCTGGTTCCTACCCCACGACGGCAAGTCTCCCGACTCAAGGGGGGCAGTCCTCGTCAGTCACGGCAACGGCGGCAATCTGAGTGACGGGGGCGACTTCCTTCTTCACTTGGCCGCGACCCTCGACCGGGCCGTTCTCATCTACGACTACCCGGGTTACGGGCGGAGCAGCGGCTCACCTTCAGAAGAAGGGTGTTACGCGGCGGCCGACGCGGCTTACGACTGGCTGACGGGCGAGCAAAAGTTTCCACCAAACCGCATCGTACTGTATGGCGGTTCGCTCGGTGGCGGCGTCGCGGTCGATCTCGCCAGCCGCCGGGACCACGCCGCGCTCGTGCTGGTCTGCACCTTCACCTCGCTTCCCGCGGCAGCGAAGGTTCACCACCCCTGGCTCCCCTGCCACACACTCATGTCGAACCGCTTCGACAGCCTGAGCAAAATCGGCCAGTGCCGGCGGCCCGTCTTCATGACCCACGGGACACTGGACGACATCGTGCCGTTCGATCAGGGCCAGCAATTGTTCGCCGCCGCGAACGAGCCCAAGCAATTCGTCCCGCTGGAAGGCCTTTACCACAACGTCACCCTGGACACGCCCGTTCTCGTTCAACTCCGAAAGTTCCTCGACGAGAAGTAG
- a CDS encoding class I SAM-dependent methyltransferase, translated as MPLLSDIARRKKIAFFFRDVPKDARVLEIGSGSGWVGEYLKSNGWTNYVGLDIVPPADVVGDVREWRSLGLEGGSFDAIVAFEVVEHVDCFQACHDLLKTGGRMLITTPVPHRDWVMKVLERMGLNQKRTSPHDHLVYLEKVPQFTEKQVKVVAGLSQWGVFVKSAGQTGPEARVHSEHPVAS; from the coding sequence GTGCCACTTCTCAGCGACATCGCCCGGAGAAAGAAGATCGCGTTCTTCTTTCGCGACGTGCCGAAAGACGCCCGGGTTCTGGAAATCGGCTCCGGGTCCGGATGGGTCGGGGAATATTTGAAGTCGAACGGCTGGACCAACTATGTCGGGCTCGACATCGTGCCCCCCGCCGACGTGGTCGGGGACGTGCGCGAGTGGCGTTCGCTCGGGTTGGAAGGCGGGTCGTTCGACGCGATCGTGGCCTTTGAAGTGGTGGAACACGTCGACTGTTTTCAGGCCTGCCATGACTTACTAAAGACAGGCGGCCGGATGCTCATCACGACGCCGGTGCCGCACCGGGACTGGGTGATGAAGGTTCTCGAACGAATGGGGCTCAACCAGAAACGGACCAGCCCGCACGACCATCTCGTCTACCTGGAAAAGGTGCCCCAGTTCACCGAGAAACAGGTCAAAGTGGTCGCGGGCTTGTCGCAGTGGGGCGTGTTCGTCAAGTCGGCAGGGCAAACCGGGCCGGAAGCACGGGTGCATTCCGAACACCCGGTTGCGTCGTAA
- the lnt gene encoding apolipoprotein N-acyltransferase, which translates to MKPARVFLPAILSALLLWTAFFPLDLGPVAFVAMVPFLTLVRAAGVGPWRRYGAAFLGGLVFFGLAVKWVRVAHPMMALFAWPGITIYCALYWPLALLLLRKLDRFGLPLAATFPAVWVGLEYVRMHFPTGFPFLQYVGLHQLIGFGWYDLGYAMHRISPLIQAADFGGIYLISLAVAAVNGIVYDWAVRVKIVRLALRWPVAWTPRTFTRETYTSAAVLSIPTLMICYGTVQLAHLPFPAGPRVHAIQGDLPQYRKDQPHEADVNTVPESPPVDQEYFPLARQAATSGPNAPPPDLIVWPETCWADDWWFAATGSGENPEMPNFHARVARYQQIIGRQAAELTHTNALLGLNAHEWTGTKMRKFNSALLIRPDGTSAERYDKVHLVPFGEYVPLKDQLPWLQTFTPYKHEYSCAPGESWTRFTLPTAKGVAKFGVLICYEDTDPSIARRYNPSAGGEGVDFLVNISNDGWFDGTEEHEEHLAVCRFRAIEARRSVVRAVNMGISAVIDPDGRIVALPVEESWEKSKKTRGIVRASVPLDARGSIYAFLGDWVPALCWLGIVVGLVLPRRLTIPVIDPTTANTQSAR; encoded by the coding sequence GTGAAACCCGCACGCGTATTTTTGCCGGCGATTCTGTCCGCGTTGCTGCTCTGGACGGCCTTTTTCCCACTCGACCTCGGCCCGGTCGCGTTCGTCGCGATGGTGCCGTTCCTGACGCTCGTTCGCGCCGCGGGAGTGGGGCCGTGGCGGCGGTACGGAGCCGCGTTTCTGGGTGGACTCGTCTTCTTCGGACTGGCAGTCAAATGGGTGCGGGTCGCCCACCCGATGATGGCTCTGTTCGCGTGGCCCGGGATCACAATTTACTGCGCGCTCTACTGGCCGCTGGCTCTCTTGCTGTTGCGAAAGCTCGACCGGTTCGGGCTGCCGCTCGCGGCGACGTTTCCCGCAGTCTGGGTCGGGCTCGAATACGTCCGCATGCACTTCCCGACCGGGTTCCCGTTCCTGCAATACGTCGGCTTACACCAACTCATCGGCTTCGGGTGGTACGACCTGGGTTACGCGATGCACCGCATCTCCCCGCTGATCCAGGCAGCCGACTTCGGAGGGATTTACCTGATTTCGCTCGCCGTAGCCGCGGTAAACGGGATCGTTTACGACTGGGCCGTGCGCGTGAAAATCGTCCGGCTGGCGCTGCGGTGGCCGGTGGCGTGGACGCCCCGCACGTTCACCCGCGAAACGTACACGTCGGCCGCGGTCCTCTCGATCCCGACTCTCATGATCTGTTACGGCACCGTTCAACTCGCGCACCTGCCCTTCCCGGCCGGTCCCCGCGTTCACGCGATCCAGGGCGACCTGCCACAGTACCGGAAAGATCAACCCCACGAAGCGGACGTCAACACCGTCCCCGAGTCGCCGCCGGTCGACCAGGAATATTTCCCACTGGCTCGGCAGGCTGCCACCTCCGGGCCGAACGCGCCGCCGCCTGACCTGATCGTCTGGCCGGAAACCTGTTGGGCCGACGACTGGTGGTTCGCGGCGACCGGCTCGGGAGAAAACCCGGAGATGCCGAACTTCCACGCGCGCGTCGCACGATACCAACAGATCATCGGCCGACAGGCCGCCGAATTAACACACACGAACGCACTGCTCGGGTTAAACGCGCACGAGTGGACCGGCACGAAAATGCGGAAATTCAATTCCGCGCTCCTGATTCGCCCGGACGGCACAAGTGCGGAACGGTACGACAAGGTCCACCTCGTCCCGTTCGGCGAATACGTTCCGCTCAAAGACCAACTCCCCTGGCTCCAGACGTTCACGCCGTACAAGCACGAGTACAGTTGCGCGCCGGGCGAAAGCTGGACGCGATTCACCTTGCCGACCGCCAAGGGTGTAGCCAAGTTCGGCGTATTAATTTGCTACGAGGATACTGACCCCTCCATCGCCCGGCGGTACAACCCGTCGGCCGGCGGCGAGGGGGTCGATTTCCTGGTGAACATCTCGAACGACGGCTGGTTCGACGGGACCGAGGAACACGAAGAACACCTGGCGGTCTGCCGGTTCCGCGCGATCGAGGCGCGGCGGAGTGTGGTCCGCGCGGTTAATATGGGGATCTCGGCGGTCATTGACCCGGACGGCCGGATCGTCGCCCTGCCGGTCGAGGAGTCGTGGGAGAAGTCCAAGAAGACCCGGGGCATCGTCCGGGCTAGTGTCCCCTTGGACGCCCGGGGCAGCATTTATGCCTTCTTGGGCGACTGGGTGCCGGCGCTTTGCTGGCTGGGTATCGTTGTCGGGCTCGTCCTCCCGCGCCGGTTGACCATTCCCGTGATCGACCCGACCACAGCCAACACCCAGAGTGCCCGATGA